The following proteins are encoded in a genomic region of Amycolatopsis sulphurea:
- a CDS encoding molybdopterin-dependent oxidoreductase → MRLDGTRVSPRAFPVNAGGLCQKGWTAGELLRTGDRLRTPLLRRDGVLCPVGWDEALDFVAGRLAGLRREHGAGAVAVFGGGGLTNEKAYLLGKFARVALGTPNIDYNGRFCMSSAAAAGIRAFGLDRGLPFPVTDLAGAEVVLLAGANPAETMPPFLQHLRGADLIVVDPRRTPTAEQASLHLAPAPGTDLALALGILHAVVADGHLDKSYVDTRTGGFGEAWRIAAAWWPERVERVTGVAAVDQRRTAELLARAGNAYVLTARGAEQHATGTDTVGAWINLALSLGLPGRTGSGYGCLTGQGNGQGGREHGQKADQLPGYRKIDDPVARAHVAGVWGVAPESLPGPGRSAVELLDSLGRDGGPKALLVFGSNVVVSAPSASSVQERLSTLDLMVVADFVLSETAALADVVFPVTQWAEEDGTLTNLEGRILLRCKALDPPPGARTDLELIHGLATRLGQPAERFPADAETVFDELRIASKGGLADYSGISYARLRAGEALHWPVPAEEHAGTPRMFLDRFAHPGGRARFAAVDHSGPAEPPSAEFPLQATTGRVLQHYQSGAQTRRIAELNAVVPEVFVEVHPDTAARSGLSDGERAVVRSRRGETLARVRCVASMRPDLVFLPFHFPGKARANLLTNSVLDPVSRMPEFKVCAVSLAKADA, encoded by the coding sequence ATGCGCCTGGACGGGACCCGCGTCAGCCCGCGTGCCTTCCCGGTCAACGCCGGTGGGCTGTGCCAGAAGGGCTGGACCGCCGGTGAGCTGTTGCGTACCGGGGACCGGCTGCGAACTCCGTTGCTCCGCCGGGACGGTGTGCTGTGTCCGGTGGGCTGGGACGAGGCGCTGGACTTCGTGGCCGGACGGCTGGCCGGATTGCGCCGGGAGCACGGTGCCGGTGCGGTGGCGGTGTTCGGCGGTGGCGGGCTCACCAACGAAAAGGCCTACCTGCTGGGGAAGTTCGCCCGGGTCGCGCTCGGCACGCCGAATATCGACTACAACGGCCGGTTCTGTATGTCCTCGGCGGCCGCGGCGGGGATCCGCGCGTTCGGTCTTGACCGTGGGCTGCCGTTCCCGGTCACCGATCTGGCGGGGGCGGAGGTCGTTCTCCTGGCCGGGGCGAATCCGGCCGAGACGATGCCGCCGTTCCTGCAGCACCTGCGGGGCGCCGACCTGATCGTGGTCGATCCGCGGCGCACGCCGACGGCGGAACAGGCGAGCCTGCACCTTGCTCCGGCGCCGGGCACGGATCTTGCGCTGGCACTGGGCATTCTGCACGCCGTGGTCGCCGACGGGCACCTCGATAAGTCCTATGTGGATACTCGAACTGGTGGATTCGGCGAGGCGTGGCGGATCGCCGCGGCCTGGTGGCCGGAGCGGGTCGAGCGGGTGACTGGAGTGGCGGCGGTGGACCAGCGGCGCACGGCCGAGCTGCTGGCCCGTGCCGGGAATGCCTACGTGCTCACTGCGCGTGGTGCCGAACAGCACGCCACCGGGACGGACACGGTCGGTGCCTGGATCAATCTCGCACTCTCGCTCGGCCTGCCGGGTCGAACCGGTTCCGGGTATGGCTGTCTGACCGGCCAGGGCAACGGGCAGGGTGGCCGGGAGCACGGGCAGAAAGCCGATCAACTGCCCGGGTATCGCAAGATCGACGACCCGGTGGCGCGGGCACATGTGGCCGGAGTCTGGGGTGTGGCGCCGGAAAGCCTGCCCGGACCGGGACGTTCGGCGGTCGAGTTGCTCGACTCGCTGGGTCGCGACGGTGGTCCGAAGGCGTTGCTGGTCTTCGGCAGCAACGTCGTCGTCTCCGCGCCCAGCGCTTCGTCCGTCCAGGAGCGACTGTCCACTCTCGACCTGATGGTGGTGGCGGACTTCGTTCTTTCGGAGACCGCGGCGCTGGCCGACGTGGTGTTCCCGGTGACGCAATGGGCGGAAGAGGACGGCACGCTCACCAACCTCGAAGGCCGGATCCTGCTGCGGTGCAAAGCTCTCGACCCGCCACCCGGGGCGCGGACCGATCTGGAGCTGATCCACGGGCTGGCGACTCGGCTCGGGCAGCCTGCGGAGCGCTTCCCGGCTGACGCCGAGACGGTGTTCGACGAGCTGCGTATCGCGTCGAAGGGTGGCCTCGCCGACTACTCCGGGATCAGTTACGCCCGGCTGCGTGCGGGAGAAGCATTGCACTGGCCGGTGCCCGCCGAGGAACACGCCGGAACGCCGCGGATGTTCCTCGACCGGTTCGCCCATCCCGGCGGCCGGGCGAGGTTCGCCGCCGTCGACCACAGTGGACCGGCGGAGCCGCCGTCCGCCGAGTTTCCCCTGCAGGCCACCACCGGCCGGGTGCTCCAGCATTATCAGTCCGGCGCGCAGACGCGCCGGATCGCGGAGCTGAACGCCGTGGTGCCCGAGGTCTTCGTGGAGGTGCATCCGGACACCGCTGCGCGGTCCGGACTGTCCGATGGGGAACGCGCGGTGGTGCGCTCGCGGCGCGGGGAGACTCTCGCGCGTGTGCGGTGTGTCGCGTCGATGCGGCCGGATCTGGTCTTCCTGCCGTTTCACTTCCCCGGCAAAGCGCGTGCGAACCTGCTGACCAACTCGGTGCTCGACCCCGTGAGCCGGATGCCGGAATTCAAGGTGTGCGCGGTTTCCCTGGCGAAGGCGGACGCGTGA
- a CDS encoding TIGR02569 family protein → MRSTLERPSERVRAAFGGAPEAVVPVPDSVAWRCGDLVFKPAGDRSRALWTARALDYAEDPGLRIAKPVRSLDGRWIVGGWSAWRYVAGATEHRCEETVLAAVRLHRVTAELPRPDFLAARDDLHAVADRIAWEEQDRPLPEAKGGRWFEILAPARRPVKLPPQVAHGELLAGLLFDGDAGPGVVDFVPYCRPGEWGAAIAAVDALAWGGATGALLERWAHLPEWPQLLLRAVLFRLAAHALDPRSTVSALDGLRAASREVSAVL, encoded by the coding sequence GTGCGCTCGACTCTCGAACGGCCATCCGAGCGGGTACGCGCTGCTTTCGGCGGCGCGCCGGAGGCTGTGGTGCCAGTCCCGGATTCCGTGGCCTGGCGGTGCGGTGACCTGGTGTTCAAGCCGGCCGGCGACCGGTCCCGGGCGCTGTGGACGGCACGCGCGCTGGACTACGCCGAGGATCCGGGGCTGCGGATCGCGAAACCCGTGCGGTCGCTGGACGGCCGGTGGATCGTCGGCGGCTGGTCGGCCTGGCGGTACGTGGCGGGCGCGACCGAGCACCGTTGTGAGGAAACGGTGCTGGCCGCGGTCCGGTTGCACCGCGTCACCGCGGAGCTGCCCCGCCCGGATTTCCTTGCCGCACGCGACGATCTCCACGCGGTGGCCGACAGGATCGCCTGGGAGGAACAGGACCGGCCGCTGCCGGAGGCCAAAGGCGGGCGCTGGTTCGAGATCCTCGCGCCGGCCCGGCGGCCGGTGAAGCTGCCACCTCAGGTCGCGCACGGTGAACTGCTGGCGGGGCTGCTCTTCGACGGGGACGCGGGGCCGGGCGTCGTCGACTTCGTTCCGTATTGCCGGCCCGGTGAATGGGGTGCGGCGATCGCCGCGGTGGACGCGCTCGCCTGGGGCGGGGCGACCGGTGCGCTGCTGGAACGGTGGGCGCATCTGCCCGAATGGCCGCAGTTGCTGTTGCGCGCGGTGCTGTTCCGGCTGGCCGCGCACGCGCTCGACCCGCGGTCCACGGTTTCCGCGCTGGACGGCCTGCGGGCCGCGTCCCGTGAGGTCAGCGCGGTCCTCTGA
- a CDS encoding DUF4873 domain-containing protein has product MPKPTQAEESEHDEDGYRGQASIVVGTAEPPVEVVLRGHFQPIDGYYHWYGRIAVNSALAEQVGGRRKRARSGSVNAPRPAKCPIRTPGRYRITGRSTPPFPIPTRMP; this is encoded by the coding sequence ATGCCGAAACCGACGCAGGCTGAGGAAAGCGAGCACGACGAGGACGGCTATCGCGGACAGGCGAGCATCGTGGTCGGCACGGCGGAGCCGCCGGTGGAGGTCGTGCTGCGCGGGCACTTCCAGCCGATCGACGGCTACTACCACTGGTACGGCCGGATCGCCGTGAACTCCGCGCTGGCCGAGCAAGTGGGCGGGCGCCGGAAACGTGCGAGATCCGGATCGGTGAACGCACCGCGACCGGCGAAGTGTCCGATCCGGACCCCTGGCCGCTACCGGATCACCGGCAGGTCGACCCCGCCGTTCCCCATCCCGACCCGAATGCCGTGA
- a CDS encoding NAD(P)/FAD-dependent oxidoreductase — MSARHVVIVGYGMAGARLADEIRRRDPGAERVRLTVLGAEPHPAYNRVLLSTVVAGGMHPETVRLHDEEWAEHAKVDLRLDCPVIGADHAHRRIETAAESFSYDALVFATGATPWIPPVEGLELGPEVVAFRTLDDCTRILDAARPGAPVVVLGGGLLGLEAARGLAGRGANVTVVHPRSHVMERQIDEAAGRVLARRLAQLGVSFRFGVTAARHLPGDGLKLDDGSFVPADLVVVATGVRPETGLARAAGLAVDRGILVDDLLCTSVGRIHALGDCAQHRGAPAGLVQPAWEQAAVLADLLTGADPAARYLGTATVTRLKARDIDLAALGEVHETGEAEVLIVDDPAGGRYGKLVVHENRVTGAILLGLPDAAATVTQLHDRGIPVPEDRLAVLLGRALPAGSPNATSPAELPSSALICRCNAVTKGRLIEAWRGGAADAAALARTTRATTGCGSCRDTVGAVAEWLAAQ; from the coding sequence GTGAGCGCGCGTCATGTGGTGATCGTGGGGTACGGCATGGCCGGTGCCCGGCTGGCGGACGAGATCCGCCGCCGGGATCCAGGAGCCGAGCGCGTCCGGCTGACCGTGCTCGGTGCCGAACCGCATCCTGCCTACAACCGGGTTTTGCTGTCCACTGTGGTCGCTGGGGGAATGCATCCGGAAACCGTGCGGCTGCATGACGAAGAGTGGGCCGAGCACGCAAAGGTCGACTTGCGGCTGGATTGCCCGGTGATCGGAGCGGACCACGCTCACCGTCGCATCGAGACTGCTGCGGAGTCCTTCTCTTACGATGCCTTGGTTTTTGCCACTGGTGCCACGCCGTGGATTCCGCCTGTGGAGGGGCTTGAACTGGGGCCGGAGGTCGTCGCGTTCCGTACGCTGGACGACTGCACCCGGATTCTTGACGCAGCTCGTCCTGGTGCACCGGTGGTGGTCCTCGGTGGTGGGCTGCTCGGACTGGAGGCTGCGCGTGGCCTTGCCGGGCGAGGTGCGAACGTCACCGTCGTTCATCCCCGTTCGCATGTCATGGAACGGCAGATCGACGAGGCGGCCGGCAGGGTTCTCGCCCGTCGCCTCGCGCAGCTGGGCGTGAGCTTCCGCTTCGGGGTGACTGCCGCCCGGCACCTGCCGGGCGACGGGCTGAAGCTGGACGACGGCAGTTTCGTCCCGGCCGATCTGGTGGTCGTCGCCACCGGGGTGCGTCCGGAGACCGGACTGGCCCGTGCCGCGGGATTGGCGGTGGACCGGGGAATTCTCGTCGACGATCTACTGTGTACCAGCGTTGGCCGGATTCACGCGCTCGGCGACTGTGCGCAACATCGAGGTGCCCCGGCCGGACTCGTGCAGCCCGCGTGGGAGCAGGCCGCGGTGCTTGCCGATTTGCTCACCGGTGCCGATCCGGCCGCGCGGTATCTCGGCACTGCGACGGTCACCCGGCTCAAGGCGAGGGACATCGATCTCGCCGCACTCGGCGAGGTGCATGAGACCGGCGAGGCGGAAGTACTCATCGTCGACGATCCGGCCGGTGGCCGTTACGGAAAGCTGGTCGTCCACGAGAACCGGGTGACCGGCGCCATCCTGCTCGGCCTGCCGGATGCGGCCGCGACCGTGACCCAGCTCCACGACCGCGGCATCCCGGTGCCCGAAGACCGACTCGCCGTGCTGCTCGGTCGTGCGCTGCCCGCGGGCAGTCCAAATGCGACAAGCCCCGCCGAACTGCCGTCGTCAGCCCTGATCTGCCGCTGCAACGCGGTGACCAAGGGCCGGTTGATCGAAGCCTGGCGCGGCGGGGCTGCCGACGCGGCGGCGCTGGCCCGCACCACCCGTGCCACCACCGGTTGCGGCAGTTGCCGCGACACAGTGGGCGCGGTCGCCGAATGGCTGGCCGCGCAATGA
- a CDS encoding DUF3152 domain-containing protein, translating into MDRLRQDAQDRRASAGGPSRRSPVRDSSLTDTGSPRVGQFRPSKRPAQRVGEDRYRPGSRRTSAEPLTASWQPHDEEDRPARRKRPAKKSGIARFVQTYGWRVYALPVLVVITVLALVNTAGSPAETGSSTASGEAPVGVATAGAIDSGGGFPENPAQPVNLNVPTADLPTGGPFTEEGKGTWHVVPGSGDVIGKSGKLFTYTVEVEDGIDPASYAGDDSFATAVTGILSDPRSWTWNGKLRLQRVDSSYPNPSFRVSLTTPNTTHRPDACGFQIKFEASCYRSSMDRVLINLARWVRGGKAYGADMTGYRQYAINHEVGHALGNQHVGCPGNDQPAPVMMQQSFGVADDYVAKLNNIPGGDKGKVAADHHVCKPNAWPNPTPPAQ; encoded by the coding sequence GTGGACCGGCTGAGACAGGATGCGCAGGACCGGCGGGCTTCGGCCGGTGGGCCGTCCCGTCGCTCCCCGGTCAGGGATTCCTCGCTCACCGACACCGGATCGCCGCGGGTCGGCCAGTTCCGGCCCAGCAAACGGCCCGCTCAGCGGGTCGGCGAAGATCGTTACCGGCCCGGTTCGCGCCGGACCAGCGCGGAACCGCTGACGGCCTCGTGGCAGCCGCACGACGAGGAGGATCGCCCGGCGCGGCGCAAGCGTCCGGCGAAGAAGTCCGGGATCGCCCGGTTCGTGCAGACCTACGGCTGGCGGGTGTACGCGCTGCCGGTGCTCGTCGTGATCACCGTGCTGGCCTTGGTGAACACCGCGGGCAGCCCGGCCGAGACCGGCAGCAGTACCGCGTCCGGGGAAGCCCCGGTCGGCGTGGCCACGGCGGGTGCCATCGACAGCGGTGGCGGCTTCCCGGAGAACCCGGCGCAGCCGGTGAACCTGAACGTGCCCACCGCGGATCTGCCGACCGGCGGGCCGTTCACCGAGGAGGGCAAGGGCACCTGGCACGTGGTGCCCGGCTCCGGTGACGTGATCGGCAAGTCCGGCAAGCTGTTCACCTACACCGTCGAAGTCGAGGACGGCATCGATCCCGCCAGCTACGCCGGGGACGACAGCTTCGCCACCGCGGTGACCGGCATCCTGTCCGATCCGCGGAGCTGGACCTGGAACGGCAAGCTGCGGCTGCAGCGGGTCGACTCCAGCTACCCGAACCCGAGTTTCCGGGTGAGCCTCACCACGCCGAACACCACGCACCGGCCGGACGCCTGCGGGTTCCAGATCAAGTTCGAGGCCTCCTGCTACCGCTCCAGCATGGACCGGGTGCTGATCAACCTGGCCCGCTGGGTGCGCGGCGGGAAGGCCTACGGCGCAGACATGACCGGCTACCGGCAGTACGCGATCAACCACGAGGTCGGGCACGCGCTGGGCAACCAGCACGTGGGCTGTCCCGGCAACGACCAGCCCGCGCCGGTGATGATGCAGCAGTCCTTCGGCGTCGCGGACGATTACGTGGCGAAGCTGAACAACATCCCGGGCGGAGACAAGGGCAAGGTGGCCGCGGACCACCATGTGTGCAAGCCGAACGCGTGGCCGAACCCCACGCCACCCGCGCAGTAG
- the moeZ gene encoding adenylyltransferase/sulfurtransferase MoeZ, whose protein sequence is MSDTALPPLVEPAAELTKEEVARYSRHLIIPDVGVAGQKRLKNAKVLVIGAGGLGSPALLYLAAAGVGSLGIIDFDVVDESNLQRQVIHGQSDVGKLKAASAQESIAEINPFVKVYLHTERLESANALEIFAQYDLILDGTDNFATRYLVNDAAVLLGKPYVWGSIFRFEGQVSVFWEDAPNGRGLNYRDLYPEPPPPGMVPSCAEGGVLGVLCASIGSIMVTEAIKLITGIGDPLLGRLISYDALEMRYREVKIRKDPETPKITELIDYEAFCGVVSEEAASAAADSTITPAELKAKFDRGDDFALIDVREPHEYEIVNIKGATLIPKDRILSGEALAELPQDKPIVLHCKSGARSAEALAALHAAGFKDATHLGGGVLAWARQIDPSLPTY, encoded by the coding sequence ATGTCAGACACGGCACTGCCCCCGCTGGTGGAGCCGGCTGCCGAGCTCACCAAGGAAGAGGTGGCCCGGTACAGCAGGCACCTGATCATCCCGGATGTCGGGGTGGCCGGGCAGAAGCGGCTGAAGAACGCGAAGGTCCTGGTGATCGGGGCCGGCGGGCTGGGCAGCCCGGCGCTGCTCTACCTCGCCGCGGCGGGGGTGGGCTCGCTGGGCATCATCGATTTCGACGTGGTCGACGAGTCGAACCTGCAGCGCCAGGTGATCCACGGCCAGTCCGACGTGGGCAAGCTCAAGGCCGCTTCGGCGCAGGAGTCGATCGCCGAGATCAACCCGTTCGTCAAGGTGTACCTGCACACCGAGCGGCTGGAGTCGGCGAACGCGCTGGAGATCTTCGCCCAGTACGACCTGATCCTGGACGGCACGGACAACTTCGCCACCCGGTACCTGGTCAACGACGCCGCGGTGCTGCTGGGCAAGCCGTACGTATGGGGCTCCATCTTCCGGTTCGAGGGCCAGGTCAGCGTGTTCTGGGAGGACGCGCCGAACGGCCGTGGCCTCAACTACCGCGACCTCTACCCGGAGCCCCCGCCGCCGGGCATGGTGCCCTCCTGCGCCGAGGGCGGCGTGCTGGGCGTGCTGTGCGCGTCCATCGGCTCGATCATGGTGACCGAGGCGATCAAGCTGATCACGGGTATCGGCGATCCGTTGCTGGGCAGGCTGATCAGCTACGACGCGCTGGAGATGCGGTACCGCGAGGTGAAGATCCGCAAGGATCCGGAGACACCCAAGATCACCGAGCTGATCGACTACGAGGCGTTCTGCGGCGTGGTCTCGGAGGAAGCGGCTTCGGCGGCGGCGGACAGCACGATCACCCCGGCGGAGCTGAAGGCGAAGTTCGACCGGGGCGACGATTTCGCGCTGATCGATGTTCGCGAGCCGCATGAGTACGAGATCGTGAACATCAAGGGCGCCACGCTGATCCCGAAGGATCGCATCCTGTCCGGCGAGGCCTTGGCCGAATTGCCGCAGGACAAGCCGATTGTGCTGCACTGCAAGTCCGGCGCGCGGTCCGCGGAAGCACTCGCTGCCTTGCATGCGGCCGGTTTCAAGGACGCCACGCATCTCGGCGGCGGGGTCCTGGCCTGGGCCAGGCAGATCGACCCGAGCTTGCCGACCTACTGA
- a CDS encoding TetR/AcrR family transcriptional regulator produces the protein MTEIARLQGRGVRLPRTERRAQLLTAAQRVFAENGYHAAAMDEIAEQAGVSKPVLYQHFPGKLDLYIALLESHVDDLVSRVQDALDSTTDNRQRVPATVGAFFDFVSNDAGAFRMVFESDLRGEPSVQEAVDRATSASVEAITETITSDAGLDEAKARLLAVGLVGMSQVSARYWLQHNQAMSREEAVDLTANLAWRGIGGGFPLKDG, from the coding sequence ATGACGGAGATCGCGCGACTGCAAGGACGGGGCGTGCGGTTGCCCCGTACCGAACGCCGCGCCCAGCTGCTCACCGCCGCGCAGCGGGTCTTCGCCGAGAACGGGTACCACGCGGCCGCGATGGACGAGATCGCGGAACAGGCCGGGGTCAGCAAGCCGGTGCTCTACCAGCACTTCCCCGGGAAGCTGGACCTCTACATCGCGCTGCTGGAGAGCCACGTCGACGACCTGGTCTCCCGGGTGCAGGACGCGCTGGACTCCACGACCGACAACCGCCAGCGGGTGCCGGCCACGGTGGGCGCGTTCTTCGACTTCGTGAGCAACGACGCGGGCGCCTTCCGGATGGTCTTCGAATCGGACCTGCGCGGCGAACCGTCCGTGCAGGAGGCGGTGGACCGGGCCACCTCGGCCAGCGTCGAGGCGATCACCGAGACCATCACCTCCGACGCCGGGCTGGACGAGGCCAAGGCCCGCCTGCTGGCCGTCGGGCTGGTCGGCATGAGCCAGGTCAGCGCCCGGTACTGGCTGCAGCACAACCAGGCGATGAGCCGGGAGGAAGCGGTGGACCTGACCGCCAACCTCGCCTGGCGGGGCATCGGCGGCGGTTTCCCGCTCAAGGACGGCTGA
- a CDS encoding alpha/beta fold hydrolase, translating to MTRVPLSTTPLPPLDPALPPWPGGLERSGGTTLHVRRSPGPDGGTAVYVHGLGGSSTNWTDLAALLSPVAAGRALDLPGFGFSEPEPGFGFRLAEHAEVVARYVAGLGAGPVHLLGNSMGGAVAMMVADRRPELVKTLTLISPAMPDRRPDPRRLSDPLMALAYLPVVGAGVRRRMAGLTARERAAQVIALCFDDPARFPEQRLDELTVEHSARAGFAWAVQAMERSTLGIFRQWTAFGEDSLWSIAARLRVPALVIWGLHDRVISVRRAERTARLLPNARLLVLPRTGHVAQMERPNVVARAVLGLWEGAGQGDW from the coding sequence ATGACCCGGGTGCCATTGTCGACCACGCCCCTGCCGCCGCTCGACCCGGCGTTGCCACCGTGGCCCGGCGGTCTCGAACGGAGCGGCGGGACCACCCTGCACGTGCGGCGCAGTCCCGGCCCGGACGGCGGCACCGCGGTGTACGTGCACGGGCTCGGCGGTTCGTCCACCAACTGGACCGATCTCGCCGCGCTGCTGTCGCCGGTGGCCGCGGGCCGGGCGCTGGACCTGCCCGGATTCGGCTTCTCCGAACCCGAACCGGGCTTCGGTTTCCGCCTCGCCGAGCACGCCGAGGTGGTGGCCCGCTACGTCGCCGGGCTGGGCGCCGGGCCGGTGCACCTGCTGGGCAACTCGATGGGCGGCGCGGTCGCGATGATGGTCGCCGACCGGCGGCCGGAGCTGGTCAAGACGCTCACCCTCATCTCGCCCGCGATGCCGGACCGCCGGCCGGATCCGCGCCGGCTGTCCGATCCGCTGATGGCGCTGGCCTACCTGCCGGTGGTCGGCGCCGGGGTGCGCCGCCGGATGGCCGGGCTGACCGCGCGGGAGCGGGCCGCGCAGGTGATCGCGCTCTGCTTCGACGATCCGGCGCGCTTCCCCGAGCAGCGGCTCGACGAGCTGACCGTGGAACACAGCGCACGGGCCGGGTTCGCCTGGGCCGTGCAGGCGATGGAACGCAGCACGCTCGGCATCTTCCGGCAGTGGACCGCGTTCGGCGAGGACTCGCTGTGGTCCATCGCGGCCCGGCTGCGGGTGCCGGCGCTGGTGATCTGGGGACTGCACGATCGAGTGATCTCGGTGCGGCGGGCCGAGCGGACCGCCCGGCTGCTGCCGAACGCCCGGCTGCTGGTGCTGCCGCGGACCGGGCACGTGGCGCAGATGGAACGGCCGAACGTGGTGGCCAGGGCGGTGCTGGGGCTGTGGGAGGGGGCTGGGCAGGGCGACTGGTGA
- a CDS encoding TetR/AcrR family transcriptional regulator, which produces MTGVIDRVKRTGKQSGKTSRPAKNADAPTGDARRDRWRKHRIARRAEFVEAALRALDTHGPDLGMEDVAAEAGVTKPVLYRHFEDKADLYLALGQRGTEILFQRLIPAINAELAPVPRIRRALDAFFTVIEEHPNLYRLLARGGLQEKVTSDVVAEDKEVIATALTALLGDYLRMFTMDSGAAEPWAHGIVGMVQNVGEWWLDRRSMSRDAVVEYLTQIIWAAIDGLTRQRGVVIDPDLPLEVNKVVQLGRTEDAETDAG; this is translated from the coding sequence ATGACCGGCGTGATCGACCGTGTCAAGCGCACCGGCAAGCAGTCCGGCAAGACGTCCCGCCCGGCGAAGAACGCGGATGCCCCGACCGGGGACGCCCGCCGGGACCGCTGGCGCAAGCACCGGATCGCGCGGCGCGCGGAGTTCGTCGAAGCGGCCCTGCGGGCGCTGGACACCCACGGTCCCGACCTCGGCATGGAGGACGTGGCCGCCGAGGCAGGCGTCACCAAACCCGTGCTGTACCGGCATTTCGAGGACAAGGCCGACCTGTACCTCGCGCTCGGGCAGCGCGGCACGGAGATCCTCTTCCAGCGGCTGATCCCGGCGATCAACGCGGAACTCGCGCCGGTACCGCGGATCCGGAGGGCGCTCGACGCGTTCTTCACCGTGATCGAGGAGCACCCGAACCTCTACCGCCTGCTCGCCCGCGGCGGGCTGCAGGAAAAGGTGACCTCCGACGTCGTGGCCGAGGACAAGGAGGTCATCGCCACCGCGCTGACCGCGCTGCTCGGCGACTACCTGCGAATGTTCACAATGGACTCCGGCGCGGCCGAACCGTGGGCGCACGGCATCGTCGGCATGGTGCAGAACGTCGGCGAATGGTGGCTGGACCGCCGTTCGATGAGCCGGGACGCGGTGGTCGAGTACCTCACCCAGATCATCTGGGCCGCGATCGACGGGCTCACCCGGCAGCGGGGCGTGGTGATCGATCCGGACCTGCCACTCGAAGTGAACAAGGTCGTCCAGCTCGGACGCACGGAGGATGCCGAAACCGACGCAGGCTGA
- a CDS encoding nitrate/nitrite transporter — translation MTTTAHRGARWIEHWDPEDETFWAETGKRIARRNLWFSVLAEHIGFSVWTLWSVLVLFMGPSYGFSAADKFLLVSTPTLIGALMRLPYTFAVAKFGGRNWTIISAALLLVPVVLTAVVLHPGTSLGTFLLMAALGGVGGGNFASSMANINTFYPERHKGWALGLNAGGGNLGVAVIQLVGLLVIGLAGATVPRLVLYIYLPLIVLAALCAALFMDNLATVRGDTKAMREVVRNGHTWVMSFLYIGTFGSFIGYSFAFGLVLQNQFGRTPLQAAAVTFLGPLLGSLSRPIGGRLSDRIGGARVTFATFGAMALATVVLVLASSANSLALFTVAFIVLFVLTGIGNGSTYKMIPAIFQRKARAAIEEGADEAAEMRNARRLSGALIGLAGALGALGGLFINLAFRQSFASAHSGVPAFLAFLGFYAVCVGVTWAVYLRKPAPDARIALAGAEV, via the coding sequence ATGACCACCACGGCCCACCGGGGCGCCCGCTGGATCGAGCATTGGGACCCCGAGGACGAGACCTTCTGGGCGGAGACCGGGAAGCGGATCGCCCGGCGCAACCTGTGGTTCTCCGTGCTCGCCGAACACATCGGATTCTCCGTCTGGACACTGTGGTCGGTCCTCGTGCTGTTCATGGGGCCGTCCTACGGATTCTCCGCGGCGGACAAGTTCCTGCTGGTGTCCACCCCGACCCTGATCGGCGCGCTGATGCGGCTGCCCTACACCTTCGCGGTGGCGAAGTTCGGCGGGCGCAACTGGACCATCATCAGCGCCGCACTGCTGCTGGTGCCGGTCGTGCTCACCGCGGTGGTGCTGCATCCCGGGACCTCGCTCGGCACCTTTCTGCTGATGGCGGCGCTCGGCGGGGTCGGCGGCGGGAACTTCGCCTCGTCGATGGCGAACATCAACACGTTCTACCCGGAGCGGCACAAGGGCTGGGCACTCGGGCTCAACGCCGGCGGCGGTAATCTCGGCGTGGCGGTCATCCAGCTGGTCGGGCTGCTCGTGATCGGGCTGGCCGGCGCGACCGTGCCCCGGCTCGTGCTCTACATCTACCTTCCGCTGATCGTGCTCGCCGCGCTGTGCGCCGCGCTGTTCATGGACAATCTCGCGACCGTTCGCGGGGACACCAAGGCCATGCGCGAGGTGGTCCGCAATGGACACACCTGGGTGATGTCCTTTTTGTACATCGGCACCTTCGGCTCGTTCATCGGTTACAGCTTCGCGTTCGGCCTGGTGCTGCAGAACCAGTTCGGCCGGACACCACTGCAGGCCGCGGCGGTGACCTTCCTCGGGCCACTGCTCGGTTCGCTGTCCCGGCCGATCGGTGGCCGGCTCTCCGACCGGATCGGCGGGGCGCGGGTCACTTTCGCCACGTTCGGCGCGATGGCGCTGGCCACCGTGGTGCTGGTGCTGGCGTCGTCGGCCAACTCGCTTGCGCTGTTCACCGTCGCGTTCATCGTCCTTTTTGTACTCACAGGAATCGGCAATGGTTCGACGTACAAGATGATCCCGGCGATCTTCCAGCGAAAGGCGCGAGCAGCGATCGAGGAGGGTGCCGACGAGGCGGCCGAGATGCGCAATGCACGCAGGCTGTCCGGCGCGCTTATCGGCCTCGCCGGGGCACTCGGTGCGCTCGGCGGGCTGTTCATCAACCTCGCGTTCCGGCAGTCGTTCGCCAGCGCACACAGCGGGGTGCCGGCATTCCTCGCGTTCCTCGGCTTCTACGCGGTGTGCGTGGGCGTGACCTGGGCGGTCTACCTGCGCAAGCCGGCTCCTGATGCCCGGATCGCGCTGGCCGGGGCGGAGGTCTGA